From one Flavobacteriales bacterium genomic stretch:
- a CDS encoding polysaccharide biosynthesis tyrosine autokinase — MSSPKAQQRNSIIDAKDVRAFLRIATKNWYFVAVALGVSAVLAYLYSYKLPDVYGARTQILLRDREVYDYQTQVYKSIGYVGAYSDLVNQKRVLTSFDLVNRTLDKLDFDVSYFIVGRFKTTQHYGNMPFKVNMQVLSKRLYDRPIDLRILDIDRYELSYDKDGEVARKTFRFNVDERDDDFVIRVDRSPYMTAKNQAQFAQTDYQFVRHERARQVNERIRSIKVENQEFTTILEVTTEDEVSERAKLFLDSLSAEYIRQTLKSEYEINENTVNYIDRQLAEVTVVLDQHERELLSYKQDEDVIDIEREENLFFSEMVTYDKQRRQFELDMQALDALEEYVLNSEDERLLPPATFIIEDMFLREMLGSLVNKQMERNAMLYSGTAANMAVQEVDSTLRRDRASLLTYINNARSAKQGRMADVQSQVGDYERMLQKLPRKQRDMINIQRRLAVNERLYTFMLEKRASTIIARAGIVPQTKVIESARGLGVIRPDKAKILYTFMLGGVVVALLVVFIRVMFYDRIENADQLKELTPLPIYGEIIASEKAEQNYVVVDSDPKAAITESFRSVRTNLEYVQGRGEGGKVVMVTSYRPNEGKTFCSVNLSAILAKAGKRVLLLELDLHKPKVATGLGMSSTTGLSNVLIGKVPWRDAVLPTQFENFHVMLSGPTPPNASELVLSKKLEELFAEARHEFDYVLVDTPPVGLITDALLMMRYADCTMFVVNTQFASKDHVNNALEVLATNPGVNAGFILNGVRMKKSKYYYNTNYGYGYRYAYGYGSGYGYGYGYGRRSKGKEKSDDRNQSA, encoded by the coding sequence ATGTCCTCCCCCAAGGCTCAGCAGCGCAACAGCATCATCGATGCGAAGGATGTCCGTGCCTTCCTGCGCATAGCCACGAAGAACTGGTACTTCGTGGCGGTTGCCCTTGGCGTCTCGGCCGTGCTGGCCTACCTGTACAGCTACAAATTGCCGGATGTATATGGCGCTCGGACCCAGATCCTGCTGCGCGACCGCGAGGTGTACGACTACCAGACCCAGGTGTACAAGAGCATCGGGTACGTTGGCGCTTACAGCGACCTCGTGAACCAGAAGCGGGTGCTCACCAGCTTCGACCTTGTGAACCGGACCCTGGACAAGCTGGATTTCGACGTTTCGTACTTCATCGTCGGCAGATTCAAGACCACGCAGCATTACGGCAACATGCCCTTCAAGGTCAATATGCAGGTGCTCTCCAAGCGCTTGTATGACCGGCCGATCGACCTGCGGATCCTGGATATCGACCGCTACGAGCTGAGCTACGACAAGGATGGGGAGGTCGCTCGCAAGACCTTCCGGTTCAATGTGGATGAGCGCGATGATGATTTCGTCATCCGCGTGGACCGCTCGCCGTACATGACTGCGAAGAATCAGGCCCAGTTCGCGCAGACCGATTACCAATTCGTGCGGCATGAGCGCGCCCGGCAAGTCAATGAGCGCATCAGGTCCATCAAGGTCGAGAACCAGGAGTTCACCACCATCCTTGAGGTGACCACGGAGGATGAGGTGTCTGAGCGCGCCAAGCTCTTCCTGGATTCGCTCTCCGCGGAGTACATCCGGCAGACGCTGAAGAGCGAATACGAGATCAATGAGAATACGGTGAACTACATCGACCGCCAGCTCGCTGAGGTCACCGTGGTGCTCGACCAGCATGAGCGCGAATTGCTCAGCTACAAGCAGGATGAGGACGTCATCGACATCGAGCGGGAGGAGAACCTCTTCTTCAGCGAGATGGTCACCTACGACAAGCAGCGGAGGCAGTTCGAGCTCGACATGCAGGCGCTTGATGCGTTGGAGGAGTACGTCCTCAATAGCGAGGACGAGCGCCTGCTGCCGCCGGCCACCTTCATCATCGAGGACATGTTCCTCCGCGAAATGCTCGGCAGCCTCGTTAACAAGCAGATGGAGCGCAATGCCATGCTCTACTCCGGCACTGCAGCCAACATGGCGGTGCAAGAGGTTGATAGCACGCTTCGCCGGGACCGCGCCAGCCTGCTCACCTACATCAATAACGCCCGTTCCGCCAAGCAAGGGCGCATGGCCGATGTGCAATCACAGGTCGGCGACTATGAGCGCATGCTCCAGAAGCTCCCGAGGAAGCAGCGCGACATGATCAACATCCAGCGCCGCCTTGCCGTGAACGAGCGGCTCTACACGTTCATGCTCGAGAAGCGCGCCAGCACCATCATTGCCCGCGCGGGCATCGTGCCGCAGACCAAGGTGATCGAGAGCGCGCGCGGCTTGGGCGTGATCCGGCCGGACAAGGCCAAGATCCTGTACACCTTCATGCTCGGCGGGGTGGTGGTGGCCCTGCTGGTGGTCTTCATCCGCGTGATGTTCTACGACCGCATCGAGAACGCCGACCAGCTCAAGGAACTCACACCGCTGCCCATCTACGGCGAGATCATCGCCAGCGAGAAAGCCGAACAGAACTACGTGGTGGTGGATAGCGACCCCAAGGCCGCCATCACCGAGAGCTTCCGGTCCGTGCGCACCAATCTGGAATACGTGCAGGGCAGGGGCGAAGGCGGCAAAGTGGTGATGGTGACCAGCTACCGGCCCAACGAAGGGAAGACCTTCTGCTCGGTGAACCTCAGCGCGATCCTGGCCAAGGCCGGCAAGCGCGTGCTGCTGCTCGAACTCGACCTGCACAAGCCCAAGGTGGCCACGGGCCTCGGCATGAGCAGCACTACGGGCCTGAGCAATGTGCTCATCGGAAAGGTGCCCTGGCGCGACGCCGTGCTGCCCACCCAGTTCGAGAATTTCCATGTGATGCTCAGCGGCCCCACCCCGCCCAATGCCTCGGAGCTCGTGCTCAGCAAGAAGCTGGAGGAATTGTTCGCTGAGGCCCGACATGAGTTTGACTATGTGCTCGTCGATACCCCGCCCGTGGGCCTGATCACCGATGCATTGCTCATGATGCGCTATGCCGACTGCACCATGTTCGTGGTGAACACGCAGTTCGCCAGCAAGGACCACGTGAACAATGCCTTGGAAGTGCTGGCCACCAACCCTGGCGTGAATGCTGGCTTCATCCTCAACGGCGTCCGGATGAAGAAGAGCAAGTACTACTACAATACCAATTACGGCTACGGATACCGTTATGCGTACGGCTACGGCAGCGGCTATGGCTATGGATATGGCTATGGCCGCCGGAGCAAAGGCAAGGAGAAGAGCGATGACCGGAACCAATCCGCATGA
- a CDS encoding sulfotransferase, producing MSTARYHPILDPSRLVFIVGSPRSGTTWLSRMLGDHPQVAALDHELTLFSAYLAPVLSAWSKEAGRLERTQRPFGMPALFSNEEFMSALHEVAAQVYARVQARRPGATLILDKHPAYVRHLSAIAALMPGSRCIHLVRDGRAAISSMLAAPDLMGHSGTSVQAAAQEWAQSTAMAQVHGAGFGPRFRTVRYEELVSGTPGQLAALFAFLGIDNNEALCGSIAANHHREKGLVAQGKGDASVVRRTWRQHFTLIDRYWIDAIAGAQLRHWGYAKEGWWAIASADRLRMALFPLRVRLGESLRALKRIWSSPITRQVRP from the coding sequence ATGAGCACGGCCCGTTACCACCCGATCCTGGATCCGTCGAGACTGGTCTTCATCGTGGGTTCACCACGCAGCGGAACCACATGGCTGAGCCGCATGCTGGGCGATCACCCGCAGGTCGCAGCGCTGGATCATGAGCTCACCTTGTTCTCAGCCTACCTCGCGCCGGTCCTCAGCGCATGGTCAAAGGAAGCCGGGCGCTTGGAGCGAACGCAACGGCCCTTCGGCATGCCAGCGCTCTTCTCCAACGAAGAGTTCATGAGCGCTTTGCATGAAGTTGCCGCCCAGGTCTATGCTCGCGTGCAGGCCCGCAGGCCCGGCGCCACGCTCATCCTCGACAAGCATCCGGCTTACGTGCGGCATCTCTCCGCGATCGCGGCGCTGATGCCGGGCAGCAGGTGCATCCATCTTGTCCGCGATGGGCGCGCTGCCATTTCCAGCATGCTTGCCGCTCCCGACCTCATGGGGCATTCGGGCACTTCAGTGCAAGCCGCTGCACAAGAATGGGCACAGAGCACTGCGATGGCGCAAGTCCACGGCGCCGGGTTCGGCCCCCGCTTCCGCACCGTGCGCTACGAGGAACTGGTATCCGGAACACCCGGCCAACTGGCGGCGCTATTCGCATTTCTTGGGATCGACAACAATGAAGCGCTTTGCGGGTCCATCGCTGCGAATCACCATCGCGAGAAGGGCCTTGTTGCGCAAGGGAAGGGCGATGCATCGGTTGTTCGGCGGACCTGGCGGCAGCACTTCACCCTGATCGATCGCTATTGGATCGATGCCATCGCCGGGGCCCAGCTGCGCCATTGGGGCTACGCCAAGGAGGGCTGGTGGGCAATCGCTTCGGCCGATCGCCTGCGTATGGCCCTGTTCCCGCTGCGCGTGCGCCTTGGGGAGTCGCTTCGGGCGCTTAAGCGCATCTGGTCCTCGCCGATCACGCGCCAGGTGAGGCCCTGA
- a CDS encoding ABC transporter ATP-binding protein produces MSGRSDLVIQVEDLRKRYRLGVMGSDLLADEAAALWGRMRGRANAGKKRRAPEGEQRVGDYFWSLQGVSFEVKRGEMLGIIGRNGAGKSTLLKLLSRISLPTEGVIRMRGKVSSLLEVGTGFHPELTGRENIYLNGAILGMRKAEINRKLDQIIAFSGIEHHLDSPIKRYSSGMKVRLGFSVAAHLDPEILIVDEVLAVGDAEFQRKCIGSMREVASSGRTILFVSHNLVSLQSLCTRAIWLEKGRLRAEGPTDELVRDYLLVSTHQHSAQEWAEGEGPGTEDLRLVSVRAISDDPSGAFTTDSAVRIEIELDNLGIADADLDIRLQVRTGNDAIAFSNDLSASQPARFWNLGRSKVACTIPAQLLNSNTYRYHLVFFRQGRVLFKAEDVLSIDVHEGARSGSTFRKMPGAVRPMLTWQR; encoded by the coding sequence ATGAGCGGGCGAAGTGATTTGGTGATCCAGGTCGAGGACCTGCGCAAGCGATACAGGCTGGGCGTGATGGGCAGCGACCTGCTTGCCGATGAGGCCGCTGCGCTCTGGGGCCGAATGCGCGGTCGGGCCAATGCGGGCAAGAAGCGGCGCGCGCCGGAGGGTGAGCAGCGCGTGGGCGATTACTTCTGGTCGCTGCAAGGCGTGTCCTTCGAGGTGAAGCGCGGCGAGATGCTCGGGATCATCGGGCGCAACGGCGCGGGCAAGAGCACGCTCCTCAAGCTCCTCTCCCGGATCTCCCTGCCTACCGAAGGCGTGATCCGCATGCGCGGCAAGGTGAGCAGCTTGCTCGAGGTGGGCACGGGCTTCCACCCGGAGCTCACCGGACGCGAGAACATCTACCTCAACGGCGCCATCCTTGGCATGCGCAAGGCCGAGATCAACCGCAAGCTCGACCAGATCATCGCCTTCAGCGGCATCGAGCATCACCTCGATTCACCGATCAAGCGGTACAGCAGCGGCATGAAAGTGCGCTTGGGCTTCAGCGTGGCCGCGCACCTGGATCCGGAGATCCTGATCGTCGATGAAGTGCTCGCCGTGGGCGATGCCGAGTTCCAGCGCAAATGCATCGGCAGCATGCGTGAAGTGGCGTCCAGCGGGCGCACCATCCTCTTCGTGAGCCACAACCTGGTGAGCCTGCAGAGCCTCTGCACGCGGGCCATCTGGCTTGAGAAAGGACGGCTCCGAGCGGAAGGCCCAACGGATGAACTGGTGCGTGATTACCTGCTTGTGAGCACGCATCAGCACAGTGCCCAGGAATGGGCCGAAGGGGAGGGCCCTGGAACGGAGGACCTTCGCCTGGTCTCCGTTCGCGCGATCAGCGATGATCCTTCGGGAGCCTTCACCACCGATTCGGCCGTCCGCATCGAGATCGAGCTGGACAACCTGGGCATCGCCGATGCCGACCTCGATATCCGGCTGCAAGTGCGCACGGGCAACGATGCCATCGCCTTCAGCAACGACCTCTCTGCCAGCCAACCGGCCCGGTTCTGGAATCTTGGACGCAGCAAAGTGGCCTGCACCATACCCGCGCAGCTGCTCAACTCCAATACCTATCGTTACCACTTGGTCTTCTTCCGTCAAGGACGGGTCCTCTTCAAGGCGGAGGATGTGCTGAGCATCGATGTGCACGAAGGCGCCCGTTCGGGCTCCACCTTCCGCAAGATGCCCGGTGCGGTGAGGCCCATGCTCACCTGGCAGCGGTGA
- a CDS encoding sulfotransferase yields the protein MAAMLGKALLTITRPLQPLMPRMSPKLIIIGAQKAGTTTLFDLLSQHPKVIPPAVKEIDFFSSDERYGAGLTAYWKSFPRRPVAMSRHITLEASPSYLMSPVAAQRIAQHLPKALCLAVLRDPVSRAYSAWNMYRQFKGGKHHRFHDPRTFEQAVADELEGKPCYAHHAYLANSTYAPQVQRFIDHIGASALLVRSFHELTRDPQALVNDVLTRLGIETFPAGHPAFATRSNARAYPSAIPADLAALLHAHFEPDLRALERTVGHALDIVDAAPQQDPKP from the coding sequence ATGGCGGCCATGCTCGGCAAAGCGCTGTTGACGATCACGCGGCCATTGCAGCCGCTGATGCCGCGCATGTCGCCGAAGCTGATCATCATCGGTGCCCAGAAAGCCGGTACCACGACACTGTTCGACCTGCTGAGCCAGCATCCGAAGGTGATTCCTCCAGCCGTGAAGGAGATTGACTTCTTCAGCAGCGATGAACGGTACGGGGCAGGCCTTACCGCGTATTGGAAGAGTTTCCCGCGCAGGCCCGTGGCCATGAGCAGGCACATCACCCTTGAAGCATCGCCCAGCTACCTCATGTCGCCGGTGGCGGCGCAACGCATCGCACAGCACCTGCCGAAGGCCTTGTGCCTGGCAGTGCTCCGCGATCCCGTGTCCAGGGCCTACTCCGCGTGGAACATGTACCGCCAGTTCAAAGGCGGCAAGCACCACCGCTTCCACGATCCAAGGACCTTTGAGCAGGCCGTTGCCGATGAACTTGAAGGCAAGCCATGCTACGCGCATCATGCCTATCTGGCCAACAGCACCTACGCGCCACAAGTGCAGCGCTTCATCGACCATATCGGAGCAAGCGCATTGCTCGTGCGAAGTTTCCATGAACTCACCCGTGATCCGCAGGCCCTCGTGAACGATGTGCTTACCCGGCTGGGGATCGAGACTTTCCCCGCAGGCCATCCGGCATTCGCCACCCGCAGCAATGCACGTGCGTATCCGTCGGCTATTCCTGCGGACCTCGCCGCTCTGCTGCATGCGCATTTCGAGCCTGACCTTCGCGCCTTGGAACGCACGGTCGGTCATGCCTTGGACATCGTGGATGCGGCGCCACAACAAGACCCGAAGCCGTAG
- a CDS encoding DUF4924 family protein: MDPLAQRKQENIAGYVIGIWQVEDLMRALELDLQQVEDRLIATADGDEAAKAALRDWYRELIVRMRAEGLERIGHLGEVEEVMNELEHLHEALLEAIEDEAYQALFDKAKAGITAVQQHAGGDPDGPVTSALTAVYGVMMLRSQGKEISQATLADDHAIRELLDRLSLHYRQMRRLPGVSLN; encoded by the coding sequence ATGGACCCGCTCGCACAGCGCAAGCAGGAGAACATCGCGGGCTATGTGATCGGCATTTGGCAGGTCGAGGACCTCATGCGCGCGCTTGAGCTGGACTTGCAGCAGGTGGAGGACCGATTGATCGCCACTGCTGATGGCGACGAGGCGGCCAAGGCAGCCTTGCGCGATTGGTACCGGGAGTTGATCGTCCGCATGCGCGCCGAAGGTCTCGAGCGGATCGGCCACCTGGGCGAGGTTGAAGAGGTGATGAACGAATTGGAGCACCTTCATGAAGCCCTGCTCGAAGCAATCGAGGATGAGGCCTACCAAGCGCTTTTCGACAAGGCGAAGGCCGGTATCACCGCCGTGCAGCAGCACGCGGGCGGCGACCCCGACGGCCCGGTGACCAGCGCGCTCACCGCCGTGTACGGAGTGATGATGCTCCGCTCCCAGGGAAAGGAGATCAGCCAAGCCACCCTGGCCGACGACCACGCCATCCGCGAACTGCTTGACCGCCTGAGCCTGCACTACCGCCAGATGCGCCGGCTGCCCGGCGTATCATTGAATTGA
- a CDS encoding archaeosortase/exosortase family protein, with amino-acid sequence MSLSSGSATKRDPLIRFLVVGVGLWLAWLLTYHLGLHSWGKLDRAVINSLVSIATFVLEGLGHEMLPEPRIDLERYIGIQGGSHLWIGDPCNGIPLFAVFMVFIIAFPGPWKHKAWFIPAGIALIHLLNALRVAVLCIVVTHGYGWLEFNHDYTFYVVVYGAVFGLWYLWVKRFSNWTKRVA; translated from the coding sequence ATGTCCCTCTCTTCCGGCTCCGCGACCAAGCGTGACCCGCTGATTCGTTTCCTTGTCGTTGGAGTAGGCCTTTGGCTGGCATGGCTCCTGACCTACCACCTAGGGCTGCATTCCTGGGGCAAGCTCGATCGGGCCGTGATCAACAGCCTGGTCTCCATCGCCACCTTCGTCCTCGAGGGCCTCGGACACGAAATGCTGCCTGAGCCGCGCATCGATCTGGAGCGCTACATCGGTATTCAGGGCGGAAGCCATCTCTGGATCGGCGATCCCTGCAATGGCATCCCGCTCTTCGCCGTGTTCATGGTCTTCATCATCGCCTTTCCAGGACCTTGGAAACACAAGGCCTGGTTCATTCCTGCTGGCATCGCCCTGATCCATTTGCTCAATGCTCTTCGTGTCGCGGTCCTGTGCATCGTTGTCACACACGGTTATGGCTGGCTCGAATTCAACCACGACTACACCTTCTATGTGGTGGTTTACGGCGCCGTATTCGGGCTCTGGTACCTCTGGGTGAAGCGGTTCAGCAATTGGACGAAGCGCGTTGCATGA
- a CDS encoding OmpH family outer membrane protein: protein MIKPLPTILVIWNIALTGLCGWLMMRQPTSPDAIAEAVHDPSVAPAPSMADSAGLNRARIAFFRMDSLRLGYELIKEKDQRYITEGRRLEAGLQAEQAKARERYQQLMQKDQTYSTKAEVERDEAELRGLMEKLQGMQVEGEERLARMEGEMLKEIAKELEDYLKEFNAGAGHDYIFSVQGGGQIWVGNEGLDITQQLVDGLNARHRARKAANK, encoded by the coding sequence ATGATCAAGCCCCTGCCCACTATCCTCGTCATCTGGAACATCGCGCTGACCGGCCTTTGCGGCTGGCTCATGATGCGCCAACCTACCAGCCCCGATGCGATTGCCGAGGCAGTCCATGATCCCTCTGTCGCCCCAGCGCCCTCAATGGCCGACAGCGCCGGGCTGAACCGCGCGCGCATCGCCTTCTTCCGCATGGACAGCCTGCGCCTCGGCTATGAGCTGATCAAGGAGAAGGACCAGCGCTACATCACCGAAGGCCGACGGCTGGAGGCCGGGCTGCAGGCCGAGCAGGCCAAGGCGCGCGAGCGGTACCAGCAATTGATGCAGAAGGACCAGACCTACAGCACGAAGGCGGAGGTGGAGCGCGACGAAGCCGAGCTGCGCGGATTGATGGAGAAGCTGCAAGGCATGCAGGTCGAAGGCGAAGAGCGGCTGGCCCGCATGGAGGGCGAGATGCTGAAAGAGATCGCCAAAGAACTGGAGGATTACCTGAAGGAATTCAACGCAGGGGCCGGCCACGACTACATCTTCAGCGTGCAAGGAGGCGGGCAGATCTGGGTGGGCAATGAGGGCCTGGATATCACGCAGCAGCTGGTCGATGGGCTGAATGCTCGCCATCGCGCGCGCAAGGCCGCCAATAAGTAA
- a CDS encoding ABC transporter permease, translating into MTMAMRDAGDAQSEQWEVVVRPEHGWWSLDLREIWRYRDLLLLLVRRDLLAVYKQTLIGPAWQVLQPLLTSIMFAVVFGIMARMAPSGIPPLLFYLSAVVPWGFFSGVVTRTSQTLLSNAALMTKVYFPRLVAPLATVLATGFNFGVQLTAYLVFALIYALLGKHPWPVGAEAAMLPALIAIIAVMGLGVGLGVSALTARYRDFGLLIGFAVQLLMYASPVIFPLSMTAPGSKLRAAIELNPLTPVIEGFRAALLGMPMEWGTLWYSAGVAVVVLVLGLLLFQRVERSFADVI; encoded by the coding sequence ATGACCATGGCCATGCGTGATGCCGGGGACGCGCAATCGGAGCAATGGGAGGTAGTGGTACGTCCCGAACACGGTTGGTGGAGCCTGGACCTGCGCGAGATCTGGCGCTATCGTGACCTGCTGCTGCTGCTGGTCCGGCGCGACTTGCTCGCGGTGTACAAGCAGACCCTCATCGGCCCTGCATGGCAGGTCCTGCAACCGCTGCTCACTTCCATCATGTTCGCCGTGGTCTTCGGGATCATGGCGCGCATGGCGCCGTCCGGCATACCGCCCTTGCTCTTCTACCTGAGCGCAGTGGTGCCCTGGGGCTTCTTCAGCGGCGTGGTCACACGCACCTCCCAGACCCTGTTGAGCAACGCCGCCTTGATGACCAAGGTGTACTTCCCACGGCTGGTGGCGCCCTTGGCCACGGTGCTCGCCACCGGATTCAATTTCGGGGTGCAGCTCACGGCTTATCTGGTGTTCGCGCTCATCTACGCGCTGCTCGGCAAGCACCCATGGCCCGTGGGGGCCGAGGCCGCCATGTTGCCCGCGCTCATCGCCATCATCGCCGTCATGGGCCTGGGCGTCGGCCTCGGGGTCAGCGCGCTCACCGCGCGCTACCGCGACTTCGGCCTCCTCATCGGCTTCGCTGTGCAACTGCTGATGTACGCCAGCCCGGTGATCTTCCCCCTCTCGATGACCGCGCCCGGCAGCAAGCTCCGCGCTGCCATCGAATTGAACCCGCTCACCCCGGTGATCGAGGGCTTCCGTGCAGCCCTGCTCGGAATGCCCATGGAATGGGGCACCCTTTGGTACAGCGCAGGGGTGGCAGTCGTTGTGCTGGTGCTCGGCCTGCTTCTCTTCCAGCGCGTAGAGCGCTCATTCGCTGATGTGATATGA